In the Desulfovibrio sp. genome, one interval contains:
- the der gene encoding ribosome biogenesis GTPase Der, producing MADTLPRVILVGRPNVGKSTLFNRLIRSNRAITHDRPGVTRDRMDGVVRRKDTPVFGIVDTGGITLDAHAAVVEGPEGIRGFERDILAQTEAALADAAAVAFVVDGRDGLLPLDEHLAAHVRRKGLPTLCVVNKVDGIEREDEHMAEFHVLGFPLLAISAEHGHNINALVEELVALLPEETSTEPPAPPTLKLAMLGRPNAGKSSLINAISGSDRMIVSDVAGTTRDSVDVRFTRNGRDYVFVDTAGIRRRTKITDSVEKYSVNSAIKSSTKADVTLLTLDAAEGVSQQDKRLMDMLNTRKTPFMVLINKCDLAPRDSLDRLKKNISEMLAFCPHVPILNVSALKGTGLKKILPLATQIHEECSVRIPTGKLNRAMEEVLDKHQPPVVKRVRAKFFYLTQAETAPPTFVCFVSDADRVPESYTRYLERALRKIFGITHAPMRLHLRSSHKKKSDK from the coding sequence ATGGCAGATACATTGCCCCGCGTCATTCTGGTGGGCCGCCCCAATGTGGGCAAATCCACCCTGTTCAACAGGCTCATCCGCAGCAATCGGGCCATCACCCATGACCGCCCCGGCGTTACGCGCGACCGCATGGACGGCGTGGTGCGCCGCAAGGACACCCCCGTTTTCGGCATTGTGGACACGGGCGGCATCACCCTTGACGCGCATGCCGCCGTGGTGGAAGGGCCTGAAGGTATCCGCGGTTTTGAGCGCGATATTCTTGCGCAAACCGAGGCGGCGCTGGCTGATGCCGCAGCCGTGGCCTTTGTGGTTGATGGCCGCGACGGTCTGCTGCCCCTCGACGAGCACCTTGCCGCCCACGTGCGCCGCAAGGGCCTGCCCACCCTCTGCGTGGTCAACAAGGTTGACGGCATTGAACGCGAAGACGAGCACATGGCCGAATTTCACGTCCTGGGCTTTCCGCTGCTGGCAATTTCGGCCGAGCATGGGCACAACATCAATGCCCTGGTAGAAGAACTGGTGGCCCTGCTGCCAGAAGAAACCTCCACCGAACCGCCAGCACCTCCCACGCTCAAGCTGGCCATGCTTGGCCGCCCCAACGCGGGCAAGTCGTCGCTGATCAACGCCATCTCGGGTTCTGACCGCATGATCGTTTCCGATGTTGCGGGCACCACGCGCGACAGCGTTGACGTGCGCTTTACCCGCAACGGGCGCGACTATGTTTTTGTGGATACCGCCGGTATCCGCCGCCGCACCAAGATCACCGACAGCGTGGAAAAGTACTCGGTCAACTCGGCCATCAAGTCGAGTACCAAGGCCGACGTCACCCTGCTCACCCTGGACGCTGCCGAAGGCGTAAGCCAGCAGGACAAGCGCCTCATGGACATGCTCAACACGCGCAAAACGCCCTTTATGGTGCTGATCAACAAGTGCGATCTGGCCCCGCGCGATTCGCTGGACAGGCTCAAGAAAAACATATCCGAGATGCTGGCCTTCTGCCCGCATGTGCCGATTCTGAACGTGTCGGCCCTCAAGGGCACCGGCCTGAAAAAGATCCTGCCGCTGGCTACGCAGATTCACGAAGAATGCAGCGTGCGCATACCCACCGGCAAGCTCAACCGTGCCATGGAAGAAGTGCTGGACAAGCATCAGCCGCCCGTGGTCAAGCGCGTGCGCGCCAAATTCTTCTACCTTACCCAGGCAGAAACCGCGCCGCCAACCTTTGTGTGCTTTGTGAGCGATGCCGACCGCGTACCCGAAAGCTACACCCGCTATCTCGAGCGCGCCCTGCGCAAGATATTTGGCATTACGCACGCACCCATGCGGTTGCACCTGCGTTCCAGCCACAAAAAGAAATCAGACAAATAG
- a CDS encoding RluA family pseudouridine synthase, with product MSEDNPPPTQAQGSAVGSGTQSLPEQPMVQETESGQKLLQFLQRRLNLPPTLLHRWVRTGQVRINGSRCKPFARVQTGDIVRLPPFAFKMAEESTAATDSRSGTAFESATCKVDAPPLPPMIGTDGYLWAFNKPAGLPTHPGTGHDDSLSSRLAAYFADAPFKPVPVHRLDKETSGVLLVAASYEALSTAQEALRSGTLSKEYVVWVQGSWPFAETRLLRHFLRKDSAQGYEKVRPAAPGEADSREALCLVRPLRVGTRQSLLLVRLLTGRTHQIRVQLAAMGHPVVGDAKYGIAPRRHVPRGGSSLPAPARMIDTDKAKLLPADNLMLHALRIAMPCGRIFSCLPQWTGEHALEQMPEPVEAGETPEYGGACGAFPLTGQSAINKFLRQ from the coding sequence ATGTCGGAAGATAACCCTCCCCCTACGCAGGCCCAGGGCTCTGCCGTGGGTTCGGGCACGCAATCGCTGCCAGAACAACCCATGGTGCAAGAGACCGAAAGCGGCCAAAAGTTGTTACAGTTCCTGCAAAGGCGGCTGAACCTGCCACCCACCCTGCTACACCGCTGGGTGCGTACGGGTCAGGTGCGTATAAATGGCAGCCGATGCAAACCCTTTGCGCGTGTGCAGACTGGCGACATTGTTCGCCTGCCTCCTTTTGCGTTTAAAATGGCAGAAGAAAGCACCGCAGCAACCGATTCCCGGTCGGGCACTGCCTTTGAATCCGCCACCTGCAAGGTCGATGCTCCGCCCCTGCCGCCCATGATCGGCACAGACGGATACCTGTGGGCTTTCAACAAGCCAGCAGGACTGCCCACCCACCCTGGCACCGGGCACGACGACAGCCTCAGCTCGCGGCTGGCAGCTTATTTTGCCGATGCGCCCTTCAAGCCCGTGCCTGTTCACCGGCTGGACAAGGAAACCTCTGGCGTTTTGCTGGTGGCGGCCTCGTACGAAGCCCTGAGCACGGCGCAGGAAGCCCTGCGCTCGGGTACTCTCTCCAAGGAATACGTGGTCTGGGTTCAGGGCAGCTGGCCCTTTGCCGAAACCCGTCTGCTGCGCCATTTTTTGCGCAAGGATTCAGCCCAGGGTTATGAAAAGGTGCGCCCCGCAGCACCGGGCGAGGCTGACAGCCGCGAGGCCCTGTGCCTTGTGCGCCCCCTGCGAGTGGGTACGCGCCAAAGCCTGCTGCTTGTGCGCCTGCTGACAGGCCGCACGCACCAGATACGCGTGCAGCTGGCGGCCATGGGACACCCGGTGGTGGGCGACGCCAAATACGGCATTGCGCCACGCCGACATGTGCCGCGTGGTGGCAGCAGTCTTCCCGCGCCTGCCCGCATGATTGACACGGACAAGGCAAAACTGTTGCCCGCAGATAACCTGATGCTGCATGCCCTGCGCATAGCCATGCCCTGCGGACGTATTTTTTCCTGCCTGCCCCAGTGGACAGGAGAACACGCCCTTGAACAGATGCCCGAACCTGTGGAAGCCGGAGAAACCCCGGAATATGGGGGCGCTTGCGGGGCCTTCCCTTTGACAGGACAAAGTGCTATAAATAAATTTTTACGCCAGTAA